A window from Thiomonas sp. FB-Cd encodes these proteins:
- a CDS encoding porin, translating into MKKTILSLAMFGAFTGAAMAQSNVQLYGIIDLGVEHLTYDNTSVNRLGSGVQSGSRIGLKGSEDLGGGLSAIFQVETGFCANGNGAGSDVYNHGFAPTQGAQAQALGSYCTSGSTFMGRTSMVGLKGNFGEVVAGRVYTDYFTNAATVDPFGAGLTGSITNIDTGALTYVRASQVLAYVSPSFAGLQGVAAYAFGGQSTGNANGQGYNLSLKYSNGPIFAGVGYLHHNATPGAGSLITDGYDTNKLTQVFGSYDFGVAKISGLYAEEKYATNQPVQGPDNQVWMLGATVPVGPGAILASYSQIKNKNLANSAAKQIAIGYTYSLSKRTNLYTSYARINNDTNVDQYVGDATIAGSGTVGGASSSGFALGIRHQF; encoded by the coding sequence ATGAAAAAAACCATTCTTTCGCTGGCGATGTTCGGCGCCTTCACCGGCGCTGCCATGGCCCAGAGCAACGTGCAGCTGTACGGCATCATCGACCTCGGCGTCGAGCATCTGACCTATGACAACACCAGCGTCAATCGTCTGGGCTCCGGCGTCCAGTCCGGCTCGCGCATCGGCCTGAAGGGTAGCGAAGACCTGGGTGGCGGCTTGTCCGCGATTTTCCAGGTCGAAACCGGTTTTTGTGCTAACGGTAACGGCGCTGGTAGCGACGTCTACAACCATGGTTTTGCTCCGACCCAAGGCGCACAAGCCCAAGCCCTCGGCAGCTATTGCACCAGCGGCAGCACGTTCATGGGGCGCACGAGCATGGTCGGCCTGAAGGGCAACTTCGGTGAAGTGGTCGCCGGCCGCGTGTACACCGATTACTTCACCAACGCAGCCACCGTGGATCCGTTCGGTGCTGGCCTGACGGGCTCCATCACCAACATCGACACCGGTGCTCTGACCTACGTCCGCGCGTCGCAAGTGCTGGCCTATGTGTCCCCGAGCTTCGCCGGTTTGCAAGGCGTGGCAGCCTATGCCTTCGGTGGCCAATCGACGGGTAACGCCAACGGCCAAGGTTACAACCTGAGCCTGAAGTACAGCAACGGTCCGATCTTCGCCGGCGTTGGCTATCTGCACCACAACGCGACACCTGGCGCAGGGAGTCTCATCACCGACGGCTATGACACCAACAAGCTGACCCAGGTGTTCGGTTCGTATGACTTCGGCGTGGCCAAGATCTCCGGGCTGTATGCGGAAGAGAAGTATGCGACGAACCAACCCGTGCAAGGTCCTGACAACCAGGTGTGGATGCTCGGCGCCACCGTTCCCGTTGGTCCTGGCGCGATCCTCGCCTCCTACAGCCAGATCAAGAACAAGAACCTGGCGAACTCGGCTGCCAAGCAGATCGCCATCGGGTACACCTACTCGCTGTCCAAGCGCACCAACCTGTACACGTCCTACGCGCGTATCAACAACGATACGAACGTCGACCAGTACGTGGGCGATGCGACCATTGCCGGCAGCGGCACGGTTGGCGGTGCCTCTTCCAGCGGCTTCGCCCTTGGCATCCGTCACCAGTTCTGA